A stretch of the Chitinophagaceae bacterium genome encodes the following:
- a CDS encoding RNA polymerase sigma factor — translation MTPQEYNKAVDQYADRVYRFILKNIRNSDDAQDVVQNAFEIMWKNHEHVDYAKSRSYLFTVAYHNMIDQFRKRKNDADLTDEHTQVQGRSSQFTGAKDALELGLSKLPEMQKSVVLLRDYEGYSYEEIGEITGLNESQVKVYIFRARTALKNFLVTPENAI, via the coding sequence ATGACACCGCAGGAATACAACAAAGCTGTTGATCAGTATGCTGATCGCGTATATCGTTTCATTCTAAAAAATATACGCAACAGCGATGATGCACAGGATGTGGTGCAAAATGCTTTTGAGATTATGTGGAAGAATCACGAGCATGTAGATTATGCCAAGAGCAGGTCGTACCTGTTCACGGTGGCTTATCACAACATGATCGATCAGTTCAGGAAGCGGAAGAATGATGCGGATTTAACGGATGAACATACGCAGGTGCAGGGGAGAAGCAGCCAGTTTACAGGTGCTAAAGACGCTTTGGAATTGGGATTGTCAAAGTTGCCCGAAATGCAAAAGTCTGTTGTACTGTTGAGAGATTATGAAGGGTACAGTTATGAGGAGATTGGAGAAATCACAGGATTGAATGAATCGCAGGTGAAAGTGTACATCTTTCGTGCACGCACTGCTTTAAAGAATTTTTTAGTTACACCTGAAAATGCGATCTGA
- a CDS encoding outer membrane beta-barrel protein — translation MKKIIIQLWLLIAPIIGFAQQNSWTPEQKDQFKREMDDFKSQMDKEMSQLRDSLAQMESQMKDGDWSQPDTMMWNFAVPPIPPPPGMMGDENSTMEIYAGDDSTEVRLGKWKLSVDEGEGGNDHVKFYRDENCCDEDNMKELKNIQTKFLLFDIGLNNYFASGLSSNFPEPYGPLEPNPGKSWVVNLHLFNQRINLIDHHLWFSYGAYFEFNSYKYNSEETMIPRIDSVAFQSSESALKKNKLSCTYIGIPLMLRYESNRSNLNHSFHVAAGGFGEYLIGSHTKTKSTSNDKIKQHDDFNLNRFRYGITGRIGYGWASLFVNYSLSEFFESGTGPVVYPASAGLALEF, via the coding sequence ATGAAAAAAATTATAATTCAGTTGTGGTTGCTAATTGCCCCGATAATAGGTTTTGCGCAACAAAATAGCTGGACACCGGAGCAGAAGGATCAGTTTAAAAGAGAAATGGATGATTTTAAATCACAGATGGATAAAGAGATGAGTCAACTTCGCGACTCGCTTGCGCAGATGGAATCACAAATGAAGGATGGTGATTGGTCGCAACCGGATACTATGATGTGGAATTTCGCTGTTCCACCCATTCCACCGCCACCCGGAATGATGGGCGATGAAAACAGCACCATGGAAATTTACGCGGGAGATGACAGCACGGAAGTACGACTGGGTAAGTGGAAATTATCAGTGGATGAAGGTGAAGGCGGGAACGACCATGTAAAGTTTTACCGTGATGAAAACTGTTGTGATGAAGATAACATGAAAGAACTTAAAAATATTCAAACCAAATTTCTTTTGTTCGACATTGGTCTCAATAATTATTTTGCATCCGGACTGAGTTCCAATTTTCCTGAACCTTATGGTCCTTTAGAACCTAACCCGGGCAAGTCGTGGGTGGTTAATTTGCATCTGTTCAATCAGCGGATCAACCTCATCGATCATCACCTCTGGTTTTCCTACGGTGCTTACTTTGAATTCAATTCCTATAAATATAACAGTGAAGAAACTATGATTCCAAGGATTGATTCAGTGGCCTTTCAATCCAGTGAATCTGCTTTAAAAAAGAATAAATTGTCGTGCACCTATATTGGCATTCCGCTCATGTTACGGTATGAATCCAATAGGTCGAATCTCAATCATTCATTTCATGTTGCGGCCGGCGGTTTTGGTGAATACCTGATTGGTTCACACACCAAAACCAAATCCACCAGCAATGATAAAATCAAACAGCACGATGACTTTAACCTGAATCGTTTCCGTTATGGCATTACCGGAAGAATCGGTTACGGTTGGGCCAGCTTATTTGTGAATTATAGTTTGTCGGAATTTTTTGAAAGCGGTACCGGCCCGGTAGTGTATCCTGCCTCTGCCGGATTGGCGTTGGAGTTTTAG
- a CDS encoding helix-turn-helix domain-containing protein, producing MLKVSKRTLQNYRDNGDLSFSQVGAKLLYRTSDIDDFLKRNYKKAFHAKP from the coding sequence CTGCTCAAGGTCAGCAAGCGAACCTTGCAGAACTACAGGGATAATGGCGACCTCTCCTTTAGCCAGGTAGGTGCTAAACTATTGTACCGCACCAGCGACATTGACGACTTCCTGAAACGGAATTATAAAAAAGCCTTCCATGCAAAGCCGTGA